The Trichomycterus rosablanca isolate fTriRos1 chromosome 15, fTriRos1.hap1, whole genome shotgun sequence genome contains a region encoding:
- the parn gene encoding poly(A)-specific ribonuclease PARN isoform X2, producing MEFTRQNFKEKLICVYSAVQEADFLAIDGEFSGLSDGPPVSMLTNGMDTPEERYSKLRKHSMDFLLFQFGLCAFRYDQSQSRYITKAFNFYVFPKPFSRTSPDIKFICQSSSIDFLASQGFDFNKVFRHGIPYLNQAEESQLREQYEERRNQANGVGTPSYSSPTSCKGPVNVPEEHKDFINRVVEKVENLLNNSEKTVELEPCSGFQRKLIYQTLNWKFPKGLHVETVEKEKKERCIQISKVDEPERRRIEQQKHEREQEELNDAVGFSRVVHAISKSGKLVVGHNMLLDVMHTIHQFYCPLPEELDDFKEVTMCVFPRLLDTKLMASTQPFKEIITNTSLAELEKQLKEKPFKAPKVEWSEGFQIYDTASEQLHEAGYDAYITGLCFISMANYLGSFLTPPRAHISARSKLIEPFYNKLFLMRVADIPYLNISGPDLQPKRDHVLYVTFPKEWKTSDLYQLFSAFGNIQVSWMDDTSAFVSLSQLEQVQIAVNTSQYAESYRIQTYAEYMESRQENTHSRRRWPEDGWAEPAYRSVAMTRQHDRSSLKRSISPTDQPSDFSGVADSNWCNYANAKRVKADAGTSAESSIDAADSSTAADWLDTSHDGVGASTSPKQEAESMEAWIQPSTNKENQGSSGLFDVPQVW from the exons ATGGAGTTTACGCGGCAGA ATTTTAAAGAGAAGCTGATCTGCGTTTACTCGGCTGTACAGGAAGCTGATTTCCTGGCCATCGATGGAGAATTTTCAG GACTGAGTGATGGGCCACCAGTCAGCATGCTGACGAACGGTATGGACACGCCAGAGGAACGATACAGTAAACTAAGGAAG CACTCGATGGACTTTCTGCTGTTTCAGTTCGGCCTGTGTGCCTTCAGATACGACCAATCACAGTCCAG GTACATCACGAAAGCTTTTAATTTTTACGTTTTCCCAAAACCCTTCAGCAGAACCTCTCCGGATATTAAATTCATCTGTCAG AGCTCCAGTATCGATTTCCTGGCCAGTCAGGGCTTCGACTTCAACAAAGTGTTCCGCCATG GTATTCCATACCTGAACCAGGCTGAGGAGTCTCAGCTGCGGGAACAATACGAGGAGAGGCGGAACCAAGCGAACGGGGTGGGCACGCCCTCCTACAGCTCACCTACTTCCTGTAAGGGACCGGTTAACGTTCCCGAGGAACACAAGGACTTCATCAACAGAGTCGT GGAGAAAGTGGAGAACCTGTTGAATAACTCTGAGAAGACTGTGGAGCTGGAGCCGTGCTCTGG GTTTCAGAGGAAGCTTATTTACCAGACCCTGAACTGGAA GTTTCCTAAAGGCCTTCATGTCGAAACTGTGGAAAAAGAAAAG AAGGAGCGTTGTATCCAGATCAGTAAGGTGGATGAACCTGAGAGGAGAAGGATAGAGCAGCAGAAGCATGAACGAGAGCAG GAGGAACTAAACGATGCTGTTGGGTTCTCCAGAGTTGTACACGCCATCTCCAAATCT GGTAAATTGGTGGTCGGGCATAACATGCTGCTGGACGTCATGCACACCATCCACCAGTTCTACTGCCCCCTGCCTGAG GAGTTGGATGACTTCAAAGAGGTCACGATGTGTGTGTTTCCACG ACTGCTGGACACAAAGCTGATGGCATCAACACAACCATTCAAG gaGATCATTACCAACACATCACTGGCTGAGCTGGAGAAGCAGCTGAAGGAGAAGCCGTTTAAAGCCCCCAAAGTTG aatggtCGGAGGGATTTCAGATTTATGACACGGCGTCCGAACAGCTGCATGAAGCTGGTTACGATGCGTACATCACCGGCCTCTGCTTCATCTCCATGGCTAATTATCtgg GTTCCTTTCTTACTCCTCCAAGAGCACACATCTCCGCCCGCTCCAAGCTCATCGAGCCCTTCTACAACAA gttgttCCTCATGCGAGTGGCTGATATTCCTTACCTGAACATCAGTGGACCAGACT TGCAGCCGAAGCGAGACCACGTTCTGTATGTGACATTCCCTAAAGAGTGGAAAACCAGCGACTTGTACCAGCTCTTCAGTGCCTTCG GTAATATCCAGGTATCGTGGATGGATGATACATCAGCGTTTGTGTCTCTCAGCCAGCTGGAGCAAGTGCAGATTG CGGTGAACACCAGTCAGTATGCGGAGAGTTACCGAATCCAGACGTACGCGGAGTACATGGAGTCCAGACAGGAAAACACGCACTCGCGCAGGAGGTGGCCCGAGGACGGGTGGGCGGAGCCGGCGTACAGGTCGGTTGCCATGACGAGGCAGCATGACAG ATCGTCACTGAAGAGGAGCATCAGCCCTACAGATCAACCCTCAGATTTTAGTGGTGTTGCAGACAGCAACTGGTGTAACTATGCCAATGCGAAGAGGGTCAAAGCTGATG CTGGTACGAGTGCAGAATCCAGTATCGATGCGGCAGACTCCAGTACAGCAGCCGATTGGCTCGACACATC acaTGATGGGGTAGGAGCGTCAACAAGCCCAAAACAAGAGGCGGAGTCAATGGAAGCCTGGATTCAACCCTCAACCAATAAGGAGAATCAGG GTTCATCAGGACTATTTGATGTTCCTCAGGTTTGGTAG
- the parn gene encoding poly(A)-specific ribonuclease PARN isoform X1, producing MEFTRQNFKEKLICVYSAVQEADFLAIDGEFSGLSDGPPVSMLTNGMDTPEERYSKLRKHSMDFLLFQFGLCAFRYDQSQSRYITKAFNFYVFPKPFSRTSPDIKFICQSSSIDFLASQGFDFNKVFRHGIPYLNQAEESQLREQYEERRNQANGVGTPSYSSPTSCKGPVNVPEEHKDFINRVVEKVENLLNNSEKTVELEPCSGFQRKLIYQTLNWKFPKGLHVETVEKEKKERCIQISKVDEPERRRIEQQKHEREQEELNDAVGFSRVVHAISKSGKLVVGHNMLLDVMHTIHQFYCPLPEELDDFKEVTMCVFPRLLDTKLMASTQPFKEIITNTSLAELEKQLKEKPFKAPKVEWSEGFQIYDTASEQLHEAGYDAYITGLCFISMANYLGSFLTPPRAHISARSKLIEPFYNKLFLMRVADIPYLNISGPDLQPKRDHVLYVTFPKEWKTSDLYQLFSAFGNIQVSWMDDTSAFVSLSQLEQVQIAVNTSQYAESYRIQTYAEYMESRQENTHSRRRWPEDGWAEPAYRSVAMTRQHDRSSLKRSISPTDQPSDFSGVADSNWCNYANAKRVKADGEIYAGTSAESSIDAADSSTAADWLDTSHDGVGASTSPKQEAESMEAWIQPSTNKENQGSSGLFDVPQVW from the exons ATGGAGTTTACGCGGCAGA ATTTTAAAGAGAAGCTGATCTGCGTTTACTCGGCTGTACAGGAAGCTGATTTCCTGGCCATCGATGGAGAATTTTCAG GACTGAGTGATGGGCCACCAGTCAGCATGCTGACGAACGGTATGGACACGCCAGAGGAACGATACAGTAAACTAAGGAAG CACTCGATGGACTTTCTGCTGTTTCAGTTCGGCCTGTGTGCCTTCAGATACGACCAATCACAGTCCAG GTACATCACGAAAGCTTTTAATTTTTACGTTTTCCCAAAACCCTTCAGCAGAACCTCTCCGGATATTAAATTCATCTGTCAG AGCTCCAGTATCGATTTCCTGGCCAGTCAGGGCTTCGACTTCAACAAAGTGTTCCGCCATG GTATTCCATACCTGAACCAGGCTGAGGAGTCTCAGCTGCGGGAACAATACGAGGAGAGGCGGAACCAAGCGAACGGGGTGGGCACGCCCTCCTACAGCTCACCTACTTCCTGTAAGGGACCGGTTAACGTTCCCGAGGAACACAAGGACTTCATCAACAGAGTCGT GGAGAAAGTGGAGAACCTGTTGAATAACTCTGAGAAGACTGTGGAGCTGGAGCCGTGCTCTGG GTTTCAGAGGAAGCTTATTTACCAGACCCTGAACTGGAA GTTTCCTAAAGGCCTTCATGTCGAAACTGTGGAAAAAGAAAAG AAGGAGCGTTGTATCCAGATCAGTAAGGTGGATGAACCTGAGAGGAGAAGGATAGAGCAGCAGAAGCATGAACGAGAGCAG GAGGAACTAAACGATGCTGTTGGGTTCTCCAGAGTTGTACACGCCATCTCCAAATCT GGTAAATTGGTGGTCGGGCATAACATGCTGCTGGACGTCATGCACACCATCCACCAGTTCTACTGCCCCCTGCCTGAG GAGTTGGATGACTTCAAAGAGGTCACGATGTGTGTGTTTCCACG ACTGCTGGACACAAAGCTGATGGCATCAACACAACCATTCAAG gaGATCATTACCAACACATCACTGGCTGAGCTGGAGAAGCAGCTGAAGGAGAAGCCGTTTAAAGCCCCCAAAGTTG aatggtCGGAGGGATTTCAGATTTATGACACGGCGTCCGAACAGCTGCATGAAGCTGGTTACGATGCGTACATCACCGGCCTCTGCTTCATCTCCATGGCTAATTATCtgg GTTCCTTTCTTACTCCTCCAAGAGCACACATCTCCGCCCGCTCCAAGCTCATCGAGCCCTTCTACAACAA gttgttCCTCATGCGAGTGGCTGATATTCCTTACCTGAACATCAGTGGACCAGACT TGCAGCCGAAGCGAGACCACGTTCTGTATGTGACATTCCCTAAAGAGTGGAAAACCAGCGACTTGTACCAGCTCTTCAGTGCCTTCG GTAATATCCAGGTATCGTGGATGGATGATACATCAGCGTTTGTGTCTCTCAGCCAGCTGGAGCAAGTGCAGATTG CGGTGAACACCAGTCAGTATGCGGAGAGTTACCGAATCCAGACGTACGCGGAGTACATGGAGTCCAGACAGGAAAACACGCACTCGCGCAGGAGGTGGCCCGAGGACGGGTGGGCGGAGCCGGCGTACAGGTCGGTTGCCATGACGAGGCAGCATGACAG ATCGTCACTGAAGAGGAGCATCAGCCCTACAGATCAACCCTCAGATTTTAGTGGTGTTGCAGACAGCAACTGGTGTAACTATGCCAATGCGAAGAGGGTCAAAGCTGATGGTGAAATTTACG CTGGTACGAGTGCAGAATCCAGTATCGATGCGGCAGACTCCAGTACAGCAGCCGATTGGCTCGACACATC acaTGATGGGGTAGGAGCGTCAACAAGCCCAAAACAAGAGGCGGAGTCAATGGAAGCCTGGATTCAACCCTCAACCAATAAGGAGAATCAGG GTTCATCAGGACTATTTGATGTTCCTCAGGTTTGGTAG
- the parn gene encoding poly(A)-specific ribonuclease PARN isoform X3, translating into MEFTRQNFKEKLICVYSAVQEADFLAIDGEFSGLSDGPPVSMLTNGMDTPEERYSKLRKHSMDFLLFQFGLCAFRYDQSQSRYITKAFNFYVFPKPFSRTSPDIKFICQSSSIDFLASQGFDFNKVFRHGIPYLNQAEESQLREQYEERRNQANGVGTPSYSSPTSCKGPVNVPEEHKDFINRVVEKVENLLNNSEKTVELEPCSGFQRKLIYQTLNWKFPKGLHVETVEKEKKERCIQISKVDEPERRRIEQQKHEREQEELNDAVGFSRVVHAISKSGKLVVGHNMLLDVMHTIHQFYCPLPEELDDFKEVTMCVFPRLLDTKLMASTQPFKEIITNTSLAELEKQLKEKPFKAPKVEWSEGFQIYDTASEQLHEAGYDAYITGLCFISMANYLGSFLTPPRAHISARSKLIEPFYNKLFLMRVADIPYLNISGPDLQPKRDHVLYVTFPKEWKTSDLYQLFSAFGNTQPEMWSLLTCGSCFSHIRCFSGQVRLFDVHKDGFEFDVDTLQLIGASVVILLNGHNEGQRFLSS; encoded by the exons ATGGAGTTTACGCGGCAGA ATTTTAAAGAGAAGCTGATCTGCGTTTACTCGGCTGTACAGGAAGCTGATTTCCTGGCCATCGATGGAGAATTTTCAG GACTGAGTGATGGGCCACCAGTCAGCATGCTGACGAACGGTATGGACACGCCAGAGGAACGATACAGTAAACTAAGGAAG CACTCGATGGACTTTCTGCTGTTTCAGTTCGGCCTGTGTGCCTTCAGATACGACCAATCACAGTCCAG GTACATCACGAAAGCTTTTAATTTTTACGTTTTCCCAAAACCCTTCAGCAGAACCTCTCCGGATATTAAATTCATCTGTCAG AGCTCCAGTATCGATTTCCTGGCCAGTCAGGGCTTCGACTTCAACAAAGTGTTCCGCCATG GTATTCCATACCTGAACCAGGCTGAGGAGTCTCAGCTGCGGGAACAATACGAGGAGAGGCGGAACCAAGCGAACGGGGTGGGCACGCCCTCCTACAGCTCACCTACTTCCTGTAAGGGACCGGTTAACGTTCCCGAGGAACACAAGGACTTCATCAACAGAGTCGT GGAGAAAGTGGAGAACCTGTTGAATAACTCTGAGAAGACTGTGGAGCTGGAGCCGTGCTCTGG GTTTCAGAGGAAGCTTATTTACCAGACCCTGAACTGGAA GTTTCCTAAAGGCCTTCATGTCGAAACTGTGGAAAAAGAAAAG AAGGAGCGTTGTATCCAGATCAGTAAGGTGGATGAACCTGAGAGGAGAAGGATAGAGCAGCAGAAGCATGAACGAGAGCAG GAGGAACTAAACGATGCTGTTGGGTTCTCCAGAGTTGTACACGCCATCTCCAAATCT GGTAAATTGGTGGTCGGGCATAACATGCTGCTGGACGTCATGCACACCATCCACCAGTTCTACTGCCCCCTGCCTGAG GAGTTGGATGACTTCAAAGAGGTCACGATGTGTGTGTTTCCACG ACTGCTGGACACAAAGCTGATGGCATCAACACAACCATTCAAG gaGATCATTACCAACACATCACTGGCTGAGCTGGAGAAGCAGCTGAAGGAGAAGCCGTTTAAAGCCCCCAAAGTTG aatggtCGGAGGGATTTCAGATTTATGACACGGCGTCCGAACAGCTGCATGAAGCTGGTTACGATGCGTACATCACCGGCCTCTGCTTCATCTCCATGGCTAATTATCtgg GTTCCTTTCTTACTCCTCCAAGAGCACACATCTCCGCCCGCTCCAAGCTCATCGAGCCCTTCTACAACAA gttgttCCTCATGCGAGTGGCTGATATTCCTTACCTGAACATCAGTGGACCAGACT TGCAGCCGAAGCGAGACCACGTTCTGTATGTGACATTCCCTAAAGAGTGGAAAACCAGCGACTTGTACCAGCTCTTCAGTGCCTTCGGTAACACGCAACCAGAAATGTGGTCACTCCTCACTTGTGGTTCTTGTTTTAGCCATATCCGTTGCTTTTCAGGTCAAGTACGACTGTTCGATGTCCACAAAGATGGCTTCGAGTTTGATGTAGACACACTCCAGTTGATTGGTGCATCAGTTGTGATTTTACTGAATGGTCATAATGAAGGGCAGCGGTTtctcagtagttaa
- the LOC134329179 gene encoding zinc finger protein 501-like, with protein MEEERMLENGKEALLQLSMNDITKLHHQVCELRKTVSLLETKLSHALNTSTEEKNAPLLCSVCKADLNPDPQEAGAEAEAGVASVSTQTSTSVKEKQKPQQESEEDKPSPCSLYTEPNPSESRQCNGAGRDAVHTPLMMCSVRQVDCKTETELNGTNVNNTQEYKLDDGLIRPEDLEESEEPELDPDDDDFCPSGGESFDEEYKSVKQKRKKRDPGCKNTVPCTVCGQELRSEVFLTKHMKMHENHANAKLLRPHVCPVCSKGYPTRRGLKVHEKSHSGEKPFCCELCGSSFTTKGNLKCHQSIHTGQRQYQCSYCEKCFYHKTHLRKHERVHTKEKPYLCSYCNKGFSTVTAMKQHQRVHTGEKPYPCSYCEMMFGQKVNRDRHERIHTGEKPYLCDHCGKGFSDPKHFSTHKQIHSGESRERPFQCSFCGKSFYHRINLKQHERVHTQERPYSCSHCDKTFARPDVLKTHLRIHTKEKPYQCSICDQSFAYLGSFRAHQRNHCKEEPRPSSLPEISTPAGPDGGF; from the exons ATGGAGGAGGAGCGTATGCTGGAGAATGGAAAAGAAGCTCTGCTCCAGCTGTCCATGAACGACATCACAAAGCTTCACCACCAAGTGTGTGAGCTCAGGAAGACAGTCAGTCTGCTGGAGACCAAGCTCAGCCATGCCTTAAACACCAGCACAGAG GAGAAGAACGCCCCCTTGTTGTGCTCGGTGTGTAAAGCGGACCTAAACCCCGACCCGCAGGAAGCGGGTGCTGAAGCCGAAGCCGGAGTTGCTTCTGTATCCACACAGACGAGCACCAGCGTGAAGGAGAAGCAGAAGCCACAGCAGGAGAGTGAAGAGGACAAACCCAGCCCCTGCTCACTGTACACCGAACCAAACCCCTCAGAGAGCCGTCAGTGTAACGGTGCAGGGCGGGACGCTGTACACACTCCGCTCATGATGTGTTCGGTCAGACAGGTGGACTGCAAAACGGAAACGGAGCTGAACGGaacaaatgtaaacaacacGCAGGAGTACAAACTGGACGATGGACTCATTAGACCTGAAGATCTCGAGGAATCCGAGGAACCTGAATTAGATCCTGACGATGATGACTTTTGTCCTTCAG GTGGTGAGTCTTTTGATGAAGAATACAAGTCGGTTAaacagaagaggaagaagagggaCCCTGGGTGTAAAAACACTGTCCCCTGCACAGTTTGTGGACAGGAGCTGAGGTCCGAAGTCTTCTTGACCAAACACATGAAGATGCACGAGAATCACGCCAACGCAAAGCTGCTCAGACCTCACGTCTGTCCTGTGTGCTCTAAAGGATACCCAACACGCCGGGGCCTGAAGGTCCACGAGAAGTCCCACAGTGGAGAGAAGCCCTTCTGCTGTGAGTTGTGTGGGAGTAGCTTCACCACCAAGGGAAACCTGAAGTGCCATCAGAGCATCCACACGGGGCAGCGGCAGTACCAGTGCTCCTACTGCGAGAAGTGCTTCTATCACAAAACACACCTGAGGAAGCACGAACGGGTGCACACCAAGGAGAAGCCGTACCTGTGCTCGTACTGCAACAAGGGCTTCTCCACGGTCACCGCCATGAAGcagcaccagcgtgttcacacggGCGAAAAGCCGTACCCGTGCTCCTACTGCGAGATGATGTTCGGGCAGAAGGTGAACCGGGACCGACACGAGCGGATACACACGGGCGAGAAGCCGTACCTCTGCGACCACTGCGGTAAGGGCTTCTCGGACCCGAAGCACTTCTCCACGCACAAGCAGATTCACAGCGGAGAGAGCCGCGAGAGGCCGTTCCAGTGCTCCTTCTGCGGGAAGAGCTTCTACCATCGCATCAACCTGAAGCAGCACGAGCGCGTTCACACTCAGGAGAGACCCTACAGCTGCTCGCACTGCGACAAGACCTTCGCCCGGCCCGACGTCCTCAAGACGCACCTGCGCATTCACACCAAAGAGAAACCGTACCAATGCAGCATCTGCGATCAGAGCTTCGCCTATCTGGGCAGCTTCAGGGCGCATCAGAGGAATCACTGCAAGGAGGAACCGAGGCCCAGCAGCCTGCCGGAGATCTCCACGCCGGCCGGACCCGA CGGTGGATTCTAA
- the LOC134328564 gene encoding zinc finger protein OZF-like — MDEKCVADDGGEEALLQLQLSCTKAVETDLSMSDIRHLHHELCQLRELVAALENVLKTEKEVKASPSLCSVCKAELNPDSRNPEHTLQEVEAARSVYEDEKRCDEVTCFVKLVDCRSRREVNPGGAHHEEQGDGNPDDPDHEDLVSPIDGSCDDGDWQPLPKKQDLRRSRHANQTRKRAGRWTRRAPLEDDEAGVVNGMIEKIEEEEMFEETRPLNKLFKCSLCDKSYSSAQYLQKHMKRHKKELKFHCEECGKGFMTATELTLHTVRHTGVSSFVCGVCGKNLPSSSGLKAHMMKHSDERPFSCRECGKTFRTKGNLKAHLRTHTGEKPYRCSHCDRTFTHASYVKVHERTHTNDRPFKCSTCRKTFARPDCLRLHESMHAGVKPYQCSHCGKSFRQVSNLLSHERTHTGEKPYLCSDCGKSFSNVTHFHNHRRIHTGEKPFQCSTCGKSFRKQYTLYQHGLTHTGERPYKCSQCDKSFSRTSTLKQHQRMHSGEKPYQCAVCDEKFAFLSSLHQHRKKHDRDTEADLPTSAPTSSEAPQ; from the exons ATGGATGAGAAGTGTGTGGCGGACGATGGAGGAGAAGAAGCTCTGCTGCAGCTCCAGCTGAGCTGTACCAAGGCGGTCGAGACCGATCTGTCCATGAGCGACATCAGACACCTTCACCACGAACTGTGTCAGCTCAGAGAACTGGTGGCTGCCCTGGAGAACGTGCTAAAGACAGAGAAG GAGGTGAAGGCCTCGCCCTCTCTGTGTTCGGTGTGTAAGGCTGAACTGAACCCCGACTCCCGAAATCCCGAACACACACTGCAGGAAGTGGAAGCTGCTCGGAGTGTGTACGAGGACGAGAAGCGGTGTGATGAGGTCACGTGTTTTGTAAAGCTGGTGGACTGTAGGAGCAGGCGGGAGGTAAACCCGGGGGGCGCTCACCACGAGGAGCAGGGGGATGGAAACCCGGACGATCCAGACCACGAAGACTTGGTGTCTCCTA TCGATGGATCTTGCGATGATGGAGATTGGCAGCCTTTGCCCAAAAAACAAGATCTCAGAAGATCACGTCATGCCAACCAGACTAGAAAACGGGCAGGACGCTGGACGAGACGAGCTCCACTTGAAGATGATGAGGCTGGCGTGGTGAACGGCATGATCGAGAAGATTGAAGAAGAGGAGATGTTTGAGGAGACCAGACCTTTAAACAAGCTGTTCAAGTGCTCGCTCTGCGATAAGAGCTACTCCTCGGCGCAGTACCTCCAGAAGCACATGAAGAGGCACAAGAAGGAGCTGAAGTTCCACTGCGAGGAGTGTGGGAAGGGTTTCATGACGGCGACCGAGCTGACCCTGCACACGGTCCGTCACACGGGGGTCAGCAGCTTCGTCTGCGGCGTGTGCGGTAAAAACTTGCCCAGCTCTTCAGGTCTGAAGGCCCACATGATGAAGCACAGCGACGAGAGGCCGTTCAGCTGCAGGGAATGCGGCAAGACCTTCCGCACCAAGGGCAACCTCAAAGCCCACCTCAGGACCCACACGGGCGAGAAACCGTACCGCTGCTCGCACTGCGACCGGACCTTCACCCACGCCTCGTACGTCAAGGTCCACGAGCGCACGCATACCAACGACCGGCCGTTCAAGTGCAGCACCTGCAGGAAGACCTTCGCGCGTCCGGACTGCCTGCGCCTGCACGAGAGCATGCACGCCGGGGTCAAACCCTACCAGTGCTCGCACTGCGGCAAGAGCTTCCGCCAGGTCTCCAACCTGCTGAGCCACGAACGGACCCACACCGGGGAGAAGCCCTACCTGTGCTCGGACTGCGGCAAGAGCTTCTCCAACGTCACGCACTTCCACAACCACAGGCGCATCCACACGGGCGAGAAGCCCTTCCAGTGCAGCACCTGCGGCAAGAGCTTCAGGAAGCAGTACACGCTCTACCAGCACGGCCTGACCCACACCGGGGAGCGGCCGTACAAGTGCTCCCAGTGCGACAAGAGCTTCTCACGCACCAGTACCCTGAAGCAGCACCAGAGGATGCACTCCGGAGAGAAGCCGTACCAGTGCGCTGTCTGCGATGAGAAGTTCGCTTTCCTCAGCTCGCTGCACCAGCACAGGAAGAAACACGACAGAGATACGGAAGCAGACCTTCCTACATCTGCACCCACGTCCTCAGAAGCTCCTCAGTGA